Genomic DNA from Chromatiales bacterium:
GCAACCCGATAAGCCACAGCAGCGCCAACACCGGCAGACCTACGACCAGCCCCAGCAGCGCGAAGAGCACATCGAAGAAACGAATCAAGGAAACCTCCAAACACACCCCATAGACGCCAGGGCCGAGAGGCGCCAGGCAGCACCGCGGGCACCGAGCCCCCGCGGCGAATGTAGGAGCCGAGCCCTCTCGGCGATTAATACCCCGGTGCCAAAACCCTATCGGCCAGGGGGCTGGCCTCCTACAAGGGCAACACATAGGGCGGCCCACGGCCGCCGTCAGGGTAAGAAGATCCAATGCACCAAACACCGACACTGTAGGAGCCGAGCCCTCTCGGCGATTAGCCCCGGCGCCAAACCCTATCAAACAGAGGGCTGGCCTCCTACGCCAAACGGCGCCACCGCCCGTCTCAGACCCTCGTCCACGCTCACCGGCGGCTCCCAACCCAGCAGATCCCGCGTCTTGGAGATATCCACCTGCAACGACCCCAGCAGCCGTCTTGCCACATCCCGTTTACCCAACAGGATAGCACCGGCCTGCAAGGCCCATACCGGCACAGGCAACAATCGCGTCGGCTTGCCCATTGCCCTGCCAATCCGCTCAAGCAACTCAGTCGTAGACAAATCCTCGCCATCAGAAGCCAGAAACACCTGATTGGCAGCCGCCGGATGGTCAAGACAAGTCACAATGAGATCCATGAGGTTGTCCAACCCCACCAGGCTGCGCCGATTCTGCCGCACTGCCCCCAGGGGCAAGGGCACACCCTTGGCCACCCAGCGTAGCAGCGTAGCGAAATTTCCCTTCACGCCCGGACCGTACACCAGCGGCGGGCGGATGATCACCACCTCCATGCCGGTTTCCCTTGCCAGCTCGAGCAATCCCTGCTCCGCCTCCCATTTCGAGAGTCCATAGGCATCTTCTGGAGTCGGCGGGTCATCCGCATGAAACGGGCGCCCGCTTTCTGTTTGCTCGCCATTCACCTTAATCGAACTGATAAAGACAAAACGACGAACTCCAGCTTCTGCAGCCTGTCGCGCCAGATTGAGGGTTCCGTGAACATTCGTGAAGCGGAACTGTCCCAACGGGTCTGGAGCCTCCTCCTTCATTATATGCACGCGAGCCGCCGCATGAACCACTACAGAAACACCAGAAAGCGCCCCGCGCCAATCAGAGTCCGGCGTGAGCCCCGGGACCAACACCGTTGCAATATCACGGGTAACCCCCATGCTACCGATGCGGGTCGCGACGCGTGGGTTCCACTTCCCATCTAATAGAATCCGCGAAGACAAGGCACGCCCGACGAACCCAGTGCCACCTGTAATCAAGACATTGTGATGCAACAGTAATCAATCTCCGCAAGTTCACATGAAACATCCAAGCGCACTCACAACCATATCGAAACAGATATGATTTTAAATCTTCAATCACACCAACAATCGATGTGATCAAAACCATCTGAAGCCATGCCGCCGAAAGAATATCCATGCCGAACGCAAGAACATTCTAATATGCCGCCAACCCTTACGTGCCGCGCGTCCGCCAGAATGCACGATCTCCACTTCCGGACAATAGGCGATCTCGCCGATCTCGCGAATCCTGATCGACAGGTCAAAGTCTTCGAAATACATAAAGAACCGTTCCGAAAACCCACCAATACCAACGAGCGGCTCACGTCGAGCCAACATGAAACACCCGCTCGCGATAGGAATGCCGATTTCCACCTCATCACGACAGACGTCTCTCATTTCATAGTTTGAGAGACGTTCACGG
This window encodes:
- a CDS encoding SDR family oxidoreductase; translated protein: MHHNVLITGGTGFVGRALSSRILLDGKWNPRVATRIGSMGVTRDIATVLVPGLTPDSDWRGALSGVSVVVHAAARVHIMKEEAPDPLGQFRFTNVHGTLNLARQAAEAGVRRFVFISSIKVNGEQTESGRPFHADDPPTPEDAYGLSKWEAEQGLLELARETGMEVVIIRPPLVYGPGVKGNFATLLRWVAKGVPLPLGAVRQNRRSLVGLDNLMDLIVTCLDHPAAANQVFLASDGEDLSTTELLERIGRAMGKPTRLLPVPVWALQAGAILLGKRDVARRLLGSLQVDISKTRDLLGWEPPVSVDEGLRRAVAPFGVGGQPSV